One genomic window of Nicotiana sylvestris chromosome 10, ASM39365v2, whole genome shotgun sequence includes the following:
- the LOC138879707 gene encoding uncharacterized protein — protein sequence MSNPQDNPGTHPPPSPSGSSTPPPPSINPLPRRRRVKMLARKTVAIGALSRKLNEKLKPSQAQDSENSDDSFKSASEWEGTGSSDSEKAQNPPSKARSALAENLENKFVLVGSVRNVELPKLRRRGSKNKGEKENESKGTCSDVRGKGKGVVGSSPTSELIIPTICGVEHATVEESGKKSGGSGLVEAAKGLVNLSSQADEPGSSIEETLADLLRKVGANNDPKKRRTPTPKAPSTAKPSKKIKASSPTTAAIPLPKGRATRSRVKQSESELQKSLAESKKKRMDKGKGKVAESSEAVDVEEMEQVYQEEHTTMEVQTPNPKKTKTSSKKSSSVSKAAEPLLAKRARSIVKNKQVRITEEDE from the coding sequence ATGTCAAACCCTCAAGATAATCCAGGCACTCATCCACCACCCTCCCCTTCTGGTTCCTCCACACCTCCTCCACCCAGCATAAACCCTCTACCTAGGAGAAGGCGAGTAAAAATGCTTGCTCGCAAAACAGTGGCAATTGGTGCTCTTTCAAGGAAATTGAACGAGAAATTGAAGCCAAGCCAAGCCCAAGATTCTGAGAACTCAGACGATTCGTTCAAATCTGCGAGTGAGTGGGAAGGAactgggtcttctgactctgagaaGGCTCAAAACCCCCCTTCTAAGGCACGTTCTGCTTTggctgaaaatttagaaaataagTTTGTTTTGGTTGGGTCTGTTAGGAATGTGGAATTGCCTAAGTTAAGAAGGAGAGGCAGTAAAaacaaaggagaaaaagaaaatgagagtAAGGGTACATGTAGTGATgtaaggggaaaagggaaaggagtGGTTGGTTCTTCACCCACTTCTGAATTGATAATACCGACTATCTGTGGGGTTGAACATGCAACTGTGGAAGAAAGTGGcaagaagtcagggggaagtggtttaGTAGAGGCTGCTAAAGGGTTGGTTAATCTAAGTTCACAggcagatgaacctggttcatctattgaGGAGACCCTAGCAGACCTTCTGAGGAAAGTAGGTGCTAATAATgatccaaagaaaaggagaactccAACACCAAAAGCCCCCAGCACTGCAAAACCTTCCAAGAAAATAAAGGCTTCTTCCCCAACAACTGCTGCAATTCCCTTGCCAaagggaagagccacaagaagtAGGGTGAAACAGAGTGAGAGTGAATTACAAAAGTCTTTGGCTGAAAGTAAGAAGAAGAGGATGGATAAAGGAAAAGGTAAGGTTGCAGAGTCCTCTGAAGCTGTTGatgttgaggagatggaacaggtcTATCAGGAGGAACATACAACaatggaggttcagacccccaatcccaaaaagaccaagacttcttccaagaagtcgtCATCTGTGTCTAAGGCTGCTGAACCTTTATTGGCCAAGAGGGCAAGGTCTATagtgaaaaacaaacaagttaGAATTACTGAGGAGGATGAATAG